A part of Larkinella insperata genomic DNA contains:
- a CDS encoding cysteine desulfurase has product MQLAPHEILDIEAIRRDFPILDQLVNGRQLVYFDNAATTQKPLPVLNALTRYYEGYNANIHRGIHALAEKATSAFESSRRAIQQFLNAAHVEEIIFTYGTTDGINLVAQTYGRRFLKEGDEIIITTMEHHSNIVPWQMLCEEKGCVLKVIPIDDNGDLILEEYEKLLSERTKFVSVVHVSNAMGIINPVKTIIEKAHAVGAKVLIDGAQASSHLDIDVQDLDADFYVFSAHKLYGPTGMGVLYGKRDVLDAMPPWRGGGEMIKEVTFEKTTYNDLPYKFEAGTPNIADVIAVYAALEYLETLGKKNVAAYEHSLLEYATEALQSIEGLRIIGQGAEKISVVSFVLDGIHHQDTGVILDQQGIAVRTGHHCTQPLMRRFNITGTTRASFAVYNTKEEIDRLVQGLHRVQKMML; this is encoded by the coding sequence ATGCAACTTGCACCACACGAAATTCTTGATATAGAAGCCATCCGCCGGGACTTTCCGATCCTTGATCAGCTCGTTAATGGTCGGCAGCTGGTTTATTTTGATAATGCGGCCACCACGCAAAAACCGCTGCCGGTGCTGAACGCTCTGACCCGGTATTACGAGGGGTACAACGCAAACATCCACCGCGGGATTCACGCGCTGGCGGAAAAAGCCACCTCCGCGTTTGAGTCGTCGCGCCGGGCCATTCAGCAGTTTCTGAATGCCGCCCACGTGGAAGAAATTATTTTTACCTACGGCACCACGGACGGTATCAACCTAGTGGCGCAGACCTACGGCCGCCGGTTTTTGAAGGAGGGTGACGAGATCATCATCACCACGATGGAGCACCACTCCAACATCGTTCCCTGGCAGATGCTGTGCGAGGAAAAAGGCTGTGTGCTGAAAGTAATTCCCATCGACGACAACGGAGATCTGATTCTGGAAGAATACGAAAAACTGCTTTCCGAACGGACCAAATTCGTCTCGGTCGTGCACGTCTCCAACGCAATGGGCATCATCAACCCGGTGAAAACCATCATTGAGAAAGCCCACGCCGTCGGCGCCAAAGTGCTAATTGACGGCGCGCAGGCCAGCTCACACCTCGACATTGACGTTCAGGACCTGGATGCCGACTTCTACGTTTTCTCGGCGCACAAACTCTACGGCCCGACCGGTATGGGGGTGCTCTACGGCAAACGGGATGTGCTGGACGCCATGCCGCCCTGGCGCGGAGGAGGTGAAATGATCAAAGAGGTTACGTTTGAAAAGACGACTTACAACGATCTGCCTTATAAATTTGAAGCTGGAACGCCCAACATTGCCGACGTTATTGCGGTGTATGCGGCCCTGGAATACCTGGAAACGCTCGGGAAGAAAAACGTAGCGGCTTACGAGCACAGCCTGCTTGAATACGCCACGGAAGCGCTCCAGAGCATCGAAGGGCTGCGAATCATTGGTCAGGGTGCCGAAAAAATCAGCGTTGTTTCGTTTGTTCTGGACGGTATTCACCACCAGGATACGGGCGTTATTCTCGACCAGCAGGGCATTGCCGTCCGGACAGGTCACCACTGCACCCAGCCGCTGATGCGCCGGTTTAACATTACGGGAACCACCCGGGCTTCCTTTGCGGTTTACAACACAAAAGAAGAAATTGACCGGCTGGTGCAGGGTCTGCACCGCGTTCAGAAGATGATGCTGTAA
- a CDS encoding MarR family winged helix-turn-helix transcriptional regulator, producing MQDADETCSPDHGFCIAERLRMLSRVITSVYNEAFAAEGITFVQARLLMQIAAQPGIRQVTLSKRLQIEKSALSRDVQLLQRKSWLADSIRTGLVLTDSGARVAGRCQVIWRALHERVEQQLGAETVQSLDQISRQIFNLKSTHSF from the coding sequence ATGCAGGATGCGGATGAAACCTGTTCTCCGGACCACGGTTTTTGCATCGCTGAGCGGTTGAGGATGCTTTCGCGGGTAATTACTTCGGTCTACAACGAAGCCTTTGCGGCTGAAGGTATTACCTTTGTCCAGGCCCGTCTGCTCATGCAGATTGCGGCCCAGCCCGGAATCCGGCAGGTTACCCTATCGAAACGGCTTCAGATCGAAAAGTCGGCCCTGAGCCGGGATGTGCAGTTGCTGCAACGCAAAAGCTGGCTGGCCGACTCCATTCGGACGGGTCTCGTTCTGACCGATTCCGGGGCCCGGGTGGCCGGGCGCTGTCAAGTCATCTGGCGGGCGCTCCACGAGCGGGTTGAGCAGCAGCTGGGGGCCGAAACCGTGCAATCGCTGGACCAGATTTCGCGGCAGATTTTTAACTTAAAATCGACTCATTCATTTTAA
- a CDS encoding SUF system Fe-S cluster assembly protein, with the protein MSESELKEEVIKALKDVYDPEIPVDVYELGLIYEIKIFPINNVYILMTLTSPSCPSAGTIPAEIEAKVRAIEGVNDVSVELTFDPPYSTEMMSEVAKLELGFM; encoded by the coding sequence ATGAGTGAATCCGAACTGAAAGAAGAAGTGATAAAAGCCCTCAAAGACGTTTATGACCCGGAAATTCCGGTTGATGTCTACGAACTGGGCCTGATTTATGAAATCAAGATATTTCCGATCAACAACGTTTACATCCTGATGACGCTGACCTCACCCTCCTGTCCTTCGGCGGGCACGATACCAGCGGAGATCGAAGCCAAAGTACGGGCCATTGAGGGCGTAAACGACGTGAGCGTCGAGCTGACCTTTGACCCGCCTTACAGCACCGAAATGATGTCGGAAGTGGCCAAACTGGAATTAGGCTTTATGTAA
- a CDS encoding EboA domain-containing protein, translating to MNASALSDALLDLIQRQPNAEKAVTYLTEQADAYRKTPTQALFYRVFTALPRFVGKQTLTVPPATISEIQDLRNGFVVEGWSLDRLARVWWLLQLPAEDQAAYTSTIENLFKAAEMNELVALYSALPVLRFPEHWRFLATEAVRSNIGPVQEALMLHNPYPAEQLDEPAWNQLIMKAFFSDKAVEQIAGFEERTNERLARIATDYARERRAAGRTVHPELWTLVKPFVTEGNRAELEELFGTHGPAGVSA from the coding sequence ATGAATGCATCTGCACTTTCCGACGCCCTGCTCGACTTGATTCAACGGCAACCCAACGCTGAAAAAGCCGTCACGTACCTGACCGAACAAGCCGACGCCTACCGTAAAACGCCCACGCAAGCCCTTTTTTACCGGGTCTTTACTGCGCTTCCGCGTTTTGTCGGGAAACAAACCCTGACGGTTCCGCCCGCTACGATCAGCGAAATTCAGGACCTGCGAAACGGTTTTGTGGTTGAAGGATGGTCGCTCGACCGGCTGGCACGGGTCTGGTGGCTGCTGCAATTGCCTGCTGAAGATCAGGCTGCGTACACCAGCACGATTGAGAATCTGTTCAAGGCGGCTGAAATGAACGAACTCGTTGCCTTGTATTCGGCCCTGCCGGTGCTGCGCTTTCCCGAACACTGGCGTTTTCTGGCGACCGAAGCCGTACGGAGCAACATCGGTCCCGTTCAGGAAGCGCTCATGCTGCACAATCCGTATCCGGCCGAGCAACTCGACGAACCGGCCTGGAATCAACTCATCATGAAGGCGTTCTTCAGCGACAAGGCGGTTGAGCAAATCGCTGGTTTTGAAGAGCGGACGAACGAACGACTAGCCCGCATCGCCACTGACTATGCGCGGGAACGCCGGGCCGCCGGACGAACCGTTCACCCCGAACTGTGGACGCTGGTGAAACCGTTTGTCACGGAAGGCAACCGGGCTGAACTGGAAGAATTATTTGGTACGCACGGACCAGCGGGTGTCTCCGCTTAG
- the sufC gene encoding Fe-S cluster assembly ATPase SufC, with protein MLTISNLQASIGSKEILKGINLEVKAGEVHAIMGPNGSGKSTLASVLSGREDYDVTDGSVTFEGKDLLEMAPEERAAEGIFLAFQYPVEIPGVSTTNFLKTAMNEIRKYRGQEPLDAVQFLKLMKEKMKLVNIDQSLLSRSLNEGFSGGEKKRNEIFQMAMLEPKLAILDETDSGLDIDALRIVAEGVNQLRSPERATIVVTHYQRLLDYIVPDYVHVLYKGRIVKSGPKELAFELEQKGYDWIKAEVETV; from the coding sequence ATGCTAACTATTAGCAATTTACAAGCATCCATTGGCAGTAAAGAAATATTGAAGGGTATCAACCTGGAAGTCAAAGCCGGTGAAGTACACGCCATTATGGGTCCCAACGGTTCCGGTAAAAGCACGCTGGCATCGGTTTTGTCGGGCCGTGAAGATTACGACGTAACCGACGGCAGTGTGACGTTCGAAGGCAAGGACCTGCTGGAGATGGCGCCGGAAGAGCGGGCCGCTGAAGGCATTTTCCTGGCTTTCCAGTATCCCGTCGAGATTCCGGGCGTCAGCACGACCAACTTCCTGAAAACGGCCATGAACGAGATCCGGAAATACCGGGGGCAGGAGCCGCTGGACGCTGTTCAGTTTCTGAAGTTAATGAAGGAGAAGATGAAGCTGGTCAACATCGATCAATCGCTGCTGAGCCGGTCGCTGAACGAAGGCTTCTCGGGTGGTGAGAAAAAACGGAACGAAATTTTCCAGATGGCCATGCTGGAACCGAAACTGGCGATTCTCGACGAAACCGACTCGGGTCTGGATATCGACGCCCTGCGGATTGTGGCCGAAGGGGTCAACCAGCTGCGGTCGCCGGAACGGGCCACCATCGTGGTGACCCACTACCAGCGCCTGCTGGATTACATCGTTCCCGATTACGTGCACGTTCTCTACAAAGGCCGCATCGTGAAGTCGGGTCCGAAAGAACTGGCATTCGAACTCGAACAAAAAGGCTACGACTGGATCAAGGCCGAAGTGGAAACGGTTTAA
- a CDS encoding SufE family protein → MTINEKQDEIIEEFDLFDDQLDKTQYIIDLGKKLPPMPQQFQTDDNLIRGCQSRVWLHSEMQGNHVHFEADSEPTAQISKGLVSLLIRILSDEKPEAVANADLYFIDRIGLSNLVTSRRAGGLASMIQQMKQFATKQAGKNQTAEQSTL, encoded by the coding sequence ATGACAATTAACGAGAAACAGGACGAGATTATCGAAGAATTTGATCTGTTTGATGATCAGCTCGATAAGACACAATATATTATTGATCTGGGCAAAAAGCTCCCTCCCATGCCGCAGCAGTTTCAGACGGATGACAATCTGATCCGGGGCTGTCAGTCGAGAGTGTGGCTGCATTCCGAAATGCAGGGCAATCACGTCCATTTTGAAGCGGATAGCGAACCGACGGCCCAGATCAGTAAAGGATTGGTCAGTCTGCTCATCCGGATTCTGTCGGATGAAAAACCCGAAGCCGTTGCCAACGCCGATCTGTATTTCATCGACCGAATCGGTTTGAGTAACCTGGTAACCTCGCGACGCGCCGGTGGTCTGGCTTCCATGATTCAACAAATGAAACAGTTTGCTACCAAGCAGGCGGGCAAAAACCAAACGGCGGAACAGTCAACTCTTTAA
- a CDS encoding Ppx/GppA phosphatase family protein: MKQAVIDLGTNTFHLMITDAGQTLFRESRPAKIGKSGINQGVITEEATERALVVLRYFRAVLDQHQVPAEQAVAIGTSAIRNAGNQAEFIERVRQETGIVIRSISGDEEAGYIYAGVRAAGALGEPMALVVDIGGGSVEFILCTQQRIFWKQSFEIGGQRLLERFMETDPISPAAVNRMDRYFQEQLLPLTNAIHQYDPVVLVGSSGSFDTLIDMLFVQEKGHWPDENQTASELPLDAFYRFYELLVTRNHDERMQLPGMIELRVDMIVVGVCLINYLLRTYGLRQIRVSTYSLKEGVLAEQLHAQNGSV, translated from the coding sequence ATGAAACAGGCCGTTATTGACCTTGGAACGAATACCTTTCATTTAATGATTACGGACGCCGGGCAAACCCTCTTCCGGGAAAGCCGACCGGCCAAGATCGGGAAATCCGGCATCAATCAGGGCGTTATCACCGAAGAAGCAACTGAACGCGCGCTGGTCGTGCTGCGGTATTTTCGGGCAGTGCTCGATCAGCATCAGGTTCCGGCGGAGCAGGCCGTGGCCATCGGCACCAGCGCCATCCGGAATGCCGGGAATCAGGCCGAATTCATCGAACGCGTCCGCCAGGAAACCGGGATTGTGATCCGTTCCATTTCGGGCGACGAGGAAGCGGGCTACATTTACGCCGGTGTGCGGGCGGCCGGTGCGCTCGGTGAGCCGATGGCGCTCGTGGTCGATATTGGGGGCGGCAGTGTTGAATTTATTCTCTGTACGCAGCAACGGATTTTCTGGAAACAAAGCTTTGAAATCGGTGGGCAACGGTTGCTGGAACGGTTTATGGAAACCGACCCGATCAGTCCGGCGGCCGTTAACCGGATGGACCGGTATTTTCAGGAGCAGTTACTGCCGCTGACGAACGCCATTCACCAATACGACCCCGTGGTGCTGGTGGGTTCGTCGGGGTCCTTCGATACGCTGATCGATATGCTGTTCGTGCAGGAAAAAGGACACTGGCCCGACGAAAACCAGACGGCTTCTGAATTGCCCCTGGACGCATTTTACCGGTTTTACGAATTGCTGGTAACGCGCAACCACGACGAACGGATGCAACTGCCCGGCATGATCGAGCTGCGCGTCGACATGATCGTTGTCGGGGTGTGCCTGATCAACTACCTGCTGCGCACCTACGGGCTTCGGCAGATTCGGGTTTCAACCTATTCGCTGAAAGAAGGGGTGCTGGCGGAACAGCTTCACGCTCAAAACGGATCGGTCTGA
- a CDS encoding tyrosine-type recombinase/integrase, with protein sequence MVSLFLEHIRYEKRLSHHTLMAYRTDIEQFQVYLKSQYELEQAEAASFQQIRSWIAGLVDTGLDKTSVNRKIATLRAFYGFLLRRKTITIDPMLKIAALKASKKVPVFVEEKPMETLLDNVDFPDDFKGLRDKLVLELLYGTGIRLAELVGLKMADVNLYEKTIMVLGKRNKHRIIPVPNPLFALIQQYQQARDTQFGTLADPVYLILSDQGVRAYPVLIQRIVKRYLELVTTLEKKSPHVLRHTYATHLLNRGADLNAIKDLLGHSSLAATQIYTHTTIDKLKKAYNQAHPKAG encoded by the coding sequence ATGGTTTCGCTATTTCTTGAACACATCCGTTACGAAAAACGCCTGAGCCATCACACGCTCATGGCCTACCGAACTGATATCGAGCAATTTCAGGTTTACCTGAAGAGCCAGTACGAACTGGAGCAGGCCGAGGCTGCAAGCTTTCAGCAGATCCGCTCCTGGATTGCCGGTCTGGTTGATACGGGCCTGGACAAAACGTCGGTGAATCGGAAAATTGCCACGCTGCGGGCTTTTTATGGCTTTCTGCTTCGCCGGAAGACCATCACAATCGACCCGATGCTGAAAATCGCGGCCCTGAAAGCCAGCAAGAAAGTTCCGGTATTTGTGGAAGAGAAGCCGATGGAAACGCTGCTCGACAACGTGGATTTCCCGGACGATTTCAAGGGATTACGCGATAAACTGGTCCTCGAACTGCTCTACGGCACGGGCATCCGGCTGGCGGAGCTGGTTGGCCTGAAAATGGCCGATGTCAATCTGTACGAAAAAACCATCATGGTTCTGGGCAAGCGCAATAAGCACCGGATCATTCCCGTCCCCAACCCGCTGTTTGCCCTGATTCAGCAATACCAGCAGGCCAGAGACACGCAGTTTGGCACCCTGGCAGATCCCGTTTACCTGATCCTGAGCGATCAGGGGGTTCGGGCCTACCCGGTTCTGATTCAGCGAATTGTGAAACGGTATCTGGAACTGGTTACAACACTGGAAAAGAAAAGCCCGCACGTGTTGCGCCATACTTACGCTACCCACCTGCTCAATCGGGGTGCCGACCTGAACGCTATCAAGGACTTGCTGGGGCACAGCAGCCTGGCCGCGACGCAGATTTATACGCACACAACCATCGACAAATTGAAGAAGGCCTACAACCAGGCGCATCCGAAAGCGGGATGA
- a CDS encoding SDR family NAD(P)-dependent oxidoreductase, with the protein MTPTALITGATSGIGLAIATAFSKLKYRLVLCGRRQERLDEVKQALSQHSECYTLNFDVRDRAAVEAAISSLPDDWKTVDILINNAGNAHGLGPIHEGNVDDWDAMMDGNVKGLLYVTKAVSPGMVARGRGHIVNISSIAGKQTYANGGVYCASKAAVEALSEGMRLDLTQYGIKVTNVAPGAVETEFSLVRFKGDEARAGKVYEGFTPLSASDIADAVVYAVTAPPHVTIADLTILAAAQAAATTIYRK; encoded by the coding sequence ATGACCCCTACAGCCCTGATCACCGGCGCTACCTCCGGCATCGGTCTTGCCATTGCCACGGCTTTTTCCAAACTGAAGTACCGGCTTGTTCTCTGCGGCCGACGCCAGGAGCGGCTCGACGAAGTAAAGCAAGCGCTGAGTCAGCACTCCGAGTGTTATACGCTCAACTTCGATGTCCGCGACCGGGCCGCCGTGGAAGCCGCCATTTCGTCGCTGCCCGATGACTGGAAAACCGTGGATATTCTGATCAACAACGCCGGAAACGCACACGGCCTGGGGCCGATTCACGAAGGAAACGTGGACGACTGGGACGCGATGATGGACGGGAATGTGAAAGGACTGCTCTACGTCACCAAGGCCGTATCGCCGGGCATGGTAGCGCGCGGACGCGGCCACATTGTCAACATCAGTTCCATTGCCGGAAAACAGACCTACGCCAACGGTGGCGTGTATTGTGCCTCGAAGGCCGCCGTGGAAGCCCTGAGCGAAGGAATGCGGCTGGATTTGACCCAGTACGGCATTAAAGTTACGAACGTTGCGCCCGGCGCCGTTGAAACGGAATTTTCACTGGTCCGGTTTAAAGGCGACGAAGCACGGGCGGGCAAGGTGTACGAAGGGTTTACACCCCTGAGCGCCAGCGACATTGCCGATGCCGTTGTCTATGCCGTTACGGCTCCCCCCCACGTCACCATCGCCGACTTGACCATTCTGGCAGCCGCGCAGGCAGCCGCCACCACGATTTACCGCAAGTAG
- a CDS encoding PaaI family thioesterase, translating into MAIERERSYTWEDPMEGAQAAKQMSGLEYLQSILDGVNPLPPICQTLDFDPVAVEDGKAVFTVIPSEIHYNTIGVVHGGLLSTLCDSSMGCAIHTKLAAGMSYTTLELKVNLVRPVTAKTGKLICTGTVIHVGRSVATAEARVEDEQGKLYAHATSTCMIFQ; encoded by the coding sequence ATGGCCATAGAACGAGAACGGTCCTATACCTGGGAAGATCCGATGGAAGGCGCACAGGCCGCCAAGCAAATGTCTGGACTGGAGTATCTACAAAGCATTCTGGACGGCGTCAATCCGTTGCCGCCCATCTGCCAGACGCTGGATTTTGATCCGGTGGCGGTGGAAGACGGCAAAGCGGTTTTTACCGTTATTCCCTCCGAAATTCACTACAACACGATTGGCGTGGTGCACGGCGGTTTGTTAAGTACGCTCTGCGATTCGTCAATGGGGTGTGCCATTCATACCAAGCTGGCGGCCGGCATGAGCTACACCACGCTGGAACTGAAGGTAAATCTGGTGCGGCCAGTGACGGCCAAAACCGGCAAATTAATCTGCACCGGCACGGTTATCCACGTCGGTCGCAGCGTGGCCACCGCCGAAGCCCGGGTCGAGGACGAGCAGGGCAAGCTTTACGCTCACGCCACCTCAACCTGCATGATTTTCCAGTAA
- a CDS encoding BrxA/BrxB family bacilliredoxin, whose translation MYPPHLVAPMKDDLLSAGFEDLNSAQKVDEVMQNADGTMLVVVNSVCGCAAGAARPGVKAALAHSGIKPDKLVTVFAGVDMEATARMREYLLPYPPSSPAIGIFKDGELVHFIERHHIEGRSAQMIAQHLEMAFEEFCEKA comes from the coding sequence ATGTATCCTCCACATTTAGTTGCCCCGATGAAGGATGACCTCCTGAGCGCCGGGTTTGAGGACCTGAATTCGGCCCAGAAGGTTGATGAGGTGATGCAAAACGCCGACGGCACCATGCTGGTAGTTGTTAACTCGGTTTGCGGCTGTGCGGCTGGTGCGGCTCGTCCGGGCGTGAAGGCGGCCTTGGCCCACAGCGGGATTAAACCCGACAAACTCGTAACGGTTTTTGCCGGTGTCGACATGGAAGCTACGGCCCGGATGCGCGAATACCTGCTGCCCTATCCTCCTTCTTCACCTGCCATTGGTATTTTCAAGGATGGCGAGCTGGTGCATTTCATTGAGCGTCACCACATTGAAGGACGTTCGGCGCAAATGATCGCTCAACACCTGGAAATGGCGTTCGAAGAGTTCTGCGAAAAAGCATAA
- a CDS encoding dipeptidase: MNALFSFFLVSALFFLPSDRLGRKAHKIHQRILTLDTHADAPIMMVQKGFDVGEQHDRVRDKSQIDFPRMKEGGMDAMFFAVYMAQGPRTPEGHANAKTKALEIFQSIHDALKKHPDQAELATTPADAYRIEKAGKRAVFIGMENGYPVGEDLTLLKTYYDLGCRYITLSHFANNAICDSATDPDGPVHNGLSPFGRQVVQEMNRLGILIDVSHVSDKSFYDALALSKAPLIASHSNVRALCDFPRNMTDDMIKALAAKGGVIQVNFVSDYLRKPSDEHRQALNAVRMSGVGRAVTPQFQAQLDAKADSIQKRYAYERASVADIVKHIDYIVRLVGIDHVGIGSDFDGGGGVNGLEDVSQIETLTLELLRKGYSEQDIAKIWGGNLLRVLGQAKVAP, translated from the coding sequence ATGAACGCACTTTTTTCCTTCTTTTTAGTCTCCGCACTTTTCTTTTTGCCTTCCGATCGACTTGGCCGGAAAGCCCATAAAATTCACCAGCGCATTCTGACCCTCGATACGCACGCCGACGCTCCCATTATGATGGTCCAGAAAGGGTTCGACGTGGGTGAACAGCACGACCGGGTGCGCGACAAATCACAGATTGATTTCCCGCGCATGAAGGAAGGCGGCATGGACGCCATGTTTTTTGCGGTTTACATGGCCCAGGGACCGCGCACCCCGGAGGGCCACGCCAACGCCAAAACCAAGGCGCTCGAAATTTTTCAAAGCATCCACGACGCCCTGAAAAAACACCCTGACCAGGCCGAACTCGCCACGACCCCCGCCGATGCTTACCGCATTGAAAAAGCCGGAAAGCGGGCCGTTTTCATTGGCATGGAAAACGGCTATCCCGTCGGGGAAGATTTGACACTGCTGAAAACGTATTACGACCTGGGTTGCCGGTACATCACGCTTTCGCACTTTGCCAATAACGCCATCTGCGACTCAGCCACCGATCCCGACGGGCCGGTCCATAACGGTTTAAGTCCGTTTGGACGGCAGGTTGTACAGGAAATGAACCGGTTGGGCATTCTGATTGACGTCTCGCACGTTTCCGATAAATCATTTTACGACGCGCTGGCCCTGTCGAAAGCGCCCCTGATTGCGTCCCATTCCAACGTGCGGGCGCTCTGCGATTTTCCCCGCAACATGACCGATGATATGATCAAAGCACTGGCGGCCAAAGGAGGGGTAATTCAGGTCAATTTTGTGAGCGATTACCTGCGCAAACCGTCGGACGAACACCGGCAGGCGCTGAATGCCGTCCGGATGTCGGGGGTAGGACGGGCGGTAACTCCCCAATTTCAGGCCCAGCTTGATGCCAAGGCCGACTCCATTCAGAAACGGTATGCTTACGAGCGGGCCAGCGTCGCCGATATCGTCAAACACATTGATTACATTGTCCGGCTGGTGGGGATCGATCACGTCGGTATTGGCAGCGATTTCGATGGGGGCGGGGGTGTCAACGGCCTGGAAGACGTCAGCCAGATTGAAACCCTGACGCTGGAACTGCTGCGCAAAGGCTATTCCGAACAGGATATCGCTAAAATCTGGGGCGGTAACCTGCTGCGGGTGCTGGGCCAGGCGAAAGTGGCGCCGTAA
- the sufD gene encoding Fe-S cluster assembly protein SufD: protein MTPNQNNDLKAKLLADFQRLEERLNGASKTALHQIRREALNQFDRLGFPTIKHEEWKYTNVNSLIKEVFEFNAASQVTVEDLVQLESSRLEGNVLYFVNGLYQPQLSKIVSPADQLTITTLDEALKTSPDLLNQYFAKYADYQQDAFTALNTAFAQEGVVIHVPANTTVEAPTILRFISDARSVNVASQPRNLFIVEKNGEVKIAESFRTLGDQASFTNVVTEIVVAEDARMEYYKVQNESDMAYHIGTTQVDQKDRSYFYSATVTLDGGFIRNNLNIALDGSECEAHMYGLYFPNGRQHIDNHTLVDHRQPNSHSNELYKGILEDRSTGVFNGKIFVRQDAQKTNAYQSCKNVVLSNDATMNTKPQLEIFADDVKCSHGTTTGKLDEEALFYLRSRGIPKDEAQSLLMYAFAEDVIKKIKIDPLREQIERRIQAKLAR from the coding sequence ATGACTCCTAATCAGAATAACGACTTGAAAGCTAAACTGCTGGCCGATTTCCAGCGCTTGGAAGAGCGGCTGAACGGTGCCAGTAAGACGGCTTTGCACCAAATTCGGCGGGAAGCACTCAATCAGTTTGACCGGCTGGGTTTTCCCACCATCAAGCACGAAGAGTGGAAATATACCAATGTCAATAGTTTAATTAAAGAGGTATTCGAGTTCAATGCGGCTTCGCAGGTCACGGTCGAAGACCTGGTGCAACTGGAATCCTCCCGGCTGGAAGGCAACGTGCTGTATTTCGTCAACGGTTTGTATCAGCCCCAGTTGTCGAAGATTGTCAGCCCGGCCGATCAGCTGACCATTACCACGCTGGACGAAGCCCTGAAAACTTCGCCGGATTTATTGAACCAATATTTTGCCAAGTACGCCGACTACCAGCAAGATGCTTTTACGGCTTTAAATACGGCGTTTGCCCAGGAAGGCGTGGTGATTCACGTTCCGGCCAACACCACGGTGGAAGCCCCGACGATTCTGCGGTTTATCTCCGATGCCCGCTCGGTAAACGTCGCTTCGCAACCCCGAAACCTGTTTATCGTTGAAAAGAACGGCGAAGTAAAAATTGCCGAATCGTTCCGCACGCTGGGCGATCAGGCCAGTTTTACCAACGTCGTAACGGAAATCGTGGTAGCCGAAGACGCCCGGATGGAATACTACAAAGTCCAGAACGAGTCGGATATGGCCTACCACATTGGGACCACGCAGGTCGATCAGAAAGACCGTAGCTACTTCTATTCGGCCACGGTGACGCTCGACGGCGGTTTTATCCGGAACAACCTGAACATCGCCCTCGACGGCTCGGAATGCGAAGCGCACATGTACGGTCTGTATTTCCCGAACGGCCGCCAGCACATCGACAACCACACGCTGGTGGATCACCGTCAACCGAATTCCCACAGCAACGAGTTGTACAAGGGGATTCTGGAAGACCGTTCGACGGGAGTTTTCAACGGCAAGATTTTCGTGCGGCAGGACGCCCAGAAGACCAACGCCTACCAGTCGTGTAAAAACGTGGTGCTTTCAAACGACGCCACGATGAACACCAAGCCGCAACTGGAAATTTTTGCGGATGACGTGAAGTGCTCACACGGCACCACGACCGGTAAACTCGATGAAGAAGCCTTATTCTACCTTCGCTCACGCGGTATACCGAAAGACGAAGCGCAGTCGCTGCTGATGTATGCCTTTGCCGAAGATGTCATCAAAAAGATCAAGATCGATCCGCTGCGCGAGCAGATCGAACGTCGGATCCAGGCCAAGCTGGCCAGATAG
- the rpsU gene encoding 30S ribosomal protein S21, which translates to MLIINVKENESIDKALKRFKKKFEKTGVLRSLRSRTAFQKPSIKRRQEILKAVYRERMYGNNSEA; encoded by the coding sequence ATGCTTATCATAAACGTAAAAGAAAACGAGTCGATTGACAAAGCCCTCAAGCGCTTTAAGAAGAAATTTGAAAAAACCGGCGTATTGCGCTCTCTGCGTTCCCGGACTGCTTTCCAGAAACCGTCGATCAAGCGTCGTCAGGAAATTCTGAAAGCCGTTTACCGCGAAAGAATGTACGGCAATAACAGCGAAGCATAG